A genomic region of Aspergillus oryzae RIB40 DNA, chromosome 1 contains the following coding sequences:
- the ftmC gene encoding cytochrome P450 monooxygenase ftmC (predicted protein), whose protein sequence is MDIKEKPTLSLYLIFTHLLGLYSSLVLYRLLYHPLRHFPGPFLSRVSVFWLSVQLRHKTLYRKLADLHNEYGDFVRVGPSDLSIIHPKAVNTIYGFKSACTKSAWYDSSAPLRSLHSHRNRAAHDKHRRTWTPGFTDRALHGYEKRIQVYRQKLINQIKSMEDSKPLNINTLFTWYGYDVMGDLAFGQSFDMLVKSESHWAILMIHSMLKPMEYLMPIWFFRLLLSIPGTTKAFWKFNEYWGQLFKMRMATKQEIPDISACLLEPLKGRAPTPDEFNVLLGDASLIINAGGDTTATTLTTIIYELARRPGEVQKLRTELVSCTTDPNGEYTQESLAILKHLNGVINETLRIHSPVPSYIPRKTPPEGINIDGTHVPGNMNVSCPQWVIGRSESVYQNAQNFIPERWYLYPKMIKERSAFAPFTTGPYTCVGKPLALMNIRATIARLITTFDMELPPGDDGRALERSMREHFSIYMAKDIQVHFQKRAI, encoded by the exons atggatatcaaggaaaagCCGACACT ATCCTTGTACCTAATCTTCACTCATTTACTTGGTCTATACAGCAGCCTTGTGCTGTACCGTCTTTTATATCACCCTCTTCGGCATTTCCCTGGGCCCTTTCTGTCAAGGGTTTCTGTATTCTGGTTATCAGTTCAACTTCGCCACAAGACTCTCTATCGCAAGCTTGCCGACCTGCACAATGAGTACGGTGACTTTGTCCGGGTGGGGCCATCCGATCTCTCAATCATCCATCCTAAAGCCGTTAACACCATCTACGGCTTCAAATCTGCGTGTACCAAGAGTGCGTGGTACGATAGCTCCGCACCCCTGAGATCGCTTCACTCGCACCGTAATAGGGCTGCCCACGACAAACATCGCCGTACCTGGACCCCAGGCTTTACTGACCGTGCCCTACATGGATATGAAAAGCGGATACAGGTGTACAGGCAGAAGCTTATCAACCAGATAAAATCGATGGAAGACAGCAAGCCCCTTAATATTAATACCTTGTTCACCTGGTATGGCTATGATGTAATGGGCGACCTGGCATTCGGCCAAAGTTTCGACATGCTGGTGAAAAGTGAGTCCCATTGGGCCATTTTGATGATACACAGTATGCTTAAGCCTATGGAGTATTTGATGCCAATATGGTTCTTCCGACTACTGTTATCTATTCCAGGCACCACCAAGGCATTCTGGAAGTTCAATGAATACTGGGGTCAACTCTtcaagatgaggatggcg ACGAAGCAGGAAATACCTGATATCAGTGCGTGTCTGCTCGAACCGCTGAAAGGACGGGCACCAACACCTGACGAGTTCAATGTACTGCTCGGAGATGCGTCTCTGATTATCAACGCAGGAGG GGACACTACGGCAACGACTTTGACCACAATCATATACGAATTGGCCCGTCGTCCAGGGGAGGTTCAGAAACTCCGGACCGAGTTAGTCAGTTGCACTACCGACCCGAACGGAGAATATACCCAGGAGAGCCTCGCAATCCTGAAACATCTAAATGGTGTTATCAACGAGACACTTCGCATACACTCCCCGGTCCCGAGCTACATCCCGCGAAAGACGCCACCAGAAGGGATCAACATCGACGGCACGCATGTGCCAGGGAACATGAATGTATCTTGCCCGCAGTGGGTTATTGGCCGAT CCGAGAGTGTCTACCAAAACGCCCAAAACTTTATCCCCGAGCGATGGTACTTGTATCCCAAAATGATCAAAGAGAGGTCTGCCTTTGCCCCATTCACAACAG GGCCTTACACCTGCGTTGGCAAGCCCCTAGCCCTCATGAATATCCGAGCAACCATTGCTCGACTAATAACAACTTTTGATATGGAACTACCACCTGGCGACGATGGACGAGCCCTCGAGAGAAGCATGAGGGAACATTTTTCTATCTACATGGCAAAGGACATCCAAGTACACTTTCAAAAACGTGCTATATAG
- a CDS encoding sugar transporter family protein (permeases of the major facilitator superfamily), with amino-acid sequence MGAEAHEKRPGGNHTPPPDNDEMEHMSIGRYLWTRLPTLVPPMNPAPNPFKALALLNRQQWLFFTVAFLGWSWDAFDFFTVSLTTSQLAEAFDKSVSDITWGITLVLMLRSVGAITFGIASDRWGRKWPFVINNVLFIVLELGTGFCQTYKQFLACRALFGIAMGGLYGNAAATALEDCPLEARGIVSGLLQQGYAFGYLLATAFARGLVDTTPHGWRPLYWFGACPPVLIILFRLCLPETNTFLQRQATREEVRGGVASSFIAEGKTALKRHWLLLIYLVLLMAGFNFMSHGSQDLYPTLLKSEFSFSANAVTVTQVVANLGALTGGTLCGWASQIFGRRFSIIVISIVGGALLYPYTFVTSTNVMAAAFFEQFCVQGAWGVIPIHLMELSPGSIRTFTVGTAYQLGNLVSSASSTIESTIGERFPLPPTETEKHRYQYGKVICIFMGCVFAYTIIVTFLGPERLGRQFDVAHDTDMAEVAAHRGTTTVGEGAESDVEKGTVSRIEG; translated from the exons ATGGGGGCAGAAGCTCATGAAAAACGCCCTGGCGGCAACCACACTCCGCCACCAGATAACGATGAGATGGAACACATGAGCATAGGAAGGTATCTCTGGACAAGATTGCCGACGCTGGTACCACCGATGAATCCCGCTCCTAATCCATTTAAGGCGCTTGCTCTTCTCAATAGACAGCAATGGCTTTTCTTCACA GTCGCGTTTCTAGGCTGGTCCTGGGATgcatttgatttcttcacGGTTTCTCTAACAACTTCTCAATTGGCAGAGGCCTTCGATAAATCCGTTTCCGATATCACCTGGGGAATTACCCTCGTACTCATGCTTCGATCCGTGGGAGCCATCACCTTCGGAATTGCCTCTGATCGCTGGGGTCGAAAATGGCCGTTTGTTATCAATAACGTCCTCTTCATTGTGTTGGAGTTGGGCACTGGTTTTTGCCAGACCTACAAGCAGTTCTTAGCTTGCCGCGCTCTCTTCGGGATTGCAATGGGCGGTCTCTATGGAAATGCAGCGGCAACGGCGCTCGAGGATTGTCCCTTGGAAGCGCGAGGCATCGTGTCCGGCCTGCTCCAACAGGGGTACGCATTCGGTTACCTGCTGGCCACTGCATTCGCGCGAGGATTAGTCGATACCACTCCTCACGGATGGAGACCGCTGTATTGGTTTGGCGCCTGCCCTCCCGTTCTGATTATTCTATTCCGATTGTGTCTGCCGGAAACCAACACATTCCTTCAACGGCAGGCTACACGAGAAGAGGTCCGAGGTGGAGTAGCGTCATCCTTTATCGCAGAAGGCAAAACAGCTCTGAAGCGGCATTGGTTGCTCCTTATTTACCTCGTTTTGCTGATGGCGGGTTTCAACTTCATG TCGCACGGATCCCAAGACCTTTATCCGACCCTTTTGAAAAGCGAGTTTAGCTTCTCTGCCAATGCAGTGACCGTTACTCAAGTTGTCGCTAACCTAGGCGCTCTCACCGGTGGGACGCTGTGTGGTTGGGCGAGTCAGATCTTTGGGCGTCGGTTTTCTATCATCGTGATCAGCATCGTCGGTGGTGCGCTTCTATACCCCTACACCTTCGTCACCTCGACCAACGTCATGGCTGCGGCGTTCTTTGAGCAGTTCTGCGTGCAGGGCGCATGGGGGGTGATCCCCATCCATTTGATGGAGCTGTCTCCAGGATCAATTCGCACTTTCACGGTAGGAACGGCCTACCAGTTGGGCAATCTGGTCTCATCGGCCAGTTCCACGATTGAATCCACAATCGGCGAGCGCTTCCCCCTGCCACCCACTGAGACGGAAAAACATCGATACCAGTATGGGAAAGTTATCTGTATCTTTATGGGCTGTGTGTTCGCCTACACAATTATAGTGACCTTCTTGGGACCGGAGCGACTGGGCCGTCAATTTGATGTTGCGCATGATACTGATATGGCGGAGGTGGCCGCCCATCGTGGGACGACTACGGTGGGGGAAGGTGCCGAGAGCGATGTGGAGAAAGGCACTGTCTCCCGGATTGAAGGCTAG
- a CDS encoding GPI inositol-deacylase (negative regulator of COPII vesicle formation), with amino-acid sequence MTSNPPDCKSSSVMMPLASQRLPIEASPDHQRRYRPSRLRSPWPCSILTAFTTLVASIFLFFILRSFALRQTGGDGCGVPVMSPTFIRMVGFDTEHTRFASKYNLYLYREGGVDPYSQENLGLNGVPVLFLPGNAGSYRQVRSLAAEASRHYYDVVRHDEDRLNAGTRSLDFFMIDFNEDMAAFHGQTLLDQAEYVNEAVAYILSLYHDPRRSRRDPELPDPSAVVLVGHSMGGIVARTALTMTNYQANSVNTIVTMSAPHAKPPVSFDSDIVQTYKQINDYWREAYSQTWANDNPLWHVTLISIAGGSRDTVVPSDYASISSLVPETHGFTVFTSTIPDVWIGMDHLSITWCDQFRKAIIKSLFEVVDVRRATQTKPRAERMRIFKKWYLTGMETVAERTLPRKGVSGKKFTLLTNQQFDKSGDHGSLEVLFCSVFPLQNGKPATAFSMNMDFSGGTSGSTRLACKNAAEDGIHLPASTPSSKRPYDRVQPFSYLQYDLEDLAEHQFVAVVDKANSPTKGFVLAEFSDSSDSVIRARLGLGSLLSAGLKVRLPANRPMLTELQIPAVHSSLLDYRLKIIRKNHGQQQELFAPLLRQSVADPHESKFFVNVKNVNVNLHGLAPFMPPPLREQATLGGVSFHLWTDPSCDSTIDISLSVDIAGSLGELVMRYRTVFAAFPLLVVALVMRKQFQVYDETGYFITFAEGLDSALRSSLPMLLLAMSLLASSLATSTKLPPTDDPFHWRTNSTESPIDFTKNDLLLGSQDAFFWFLVPIFGLISVGVCLVINYVALALIFLLTSIYGFLRSKSGYIRRDEKGNLPIFSSASPRRRLVNSAILLALVSTVIPYQFAYMVACIVQLATSVRASWHAKEAKSTTHYNFANFAYSIFLLMLWILPINALVLLVWAHNLVVHWFMPFSSHHNVLSIMPFVLLVEAMTTGTMIPRVTTRFKHVTSMLFFFIAIYSAIYGVSYAYLLHHLTNILAAWLVGIYFSASGFSLSRLWRVLEGDEAVQNPASGSHTKKKP; translated from the exons ATGACCTCAAACCCTCCGGATTGCAAGTCGTCCTCCGTCatgatgccattggcctCTCAGCGTCTACCCATAGAGGCGTCGCCGGACCATCAGCGCCGGTATCGACCGTCCCGCCTCCGCAGTCCATGGCCGTGTTCCATTCTGACAGCCTTCACCACCCTCGTCGCTTcgatcttcctcttttttattctccgCTCATTCGCTCTTCGTCAGACTGGTGGAGATGGCTGTGGAGTACCGGTTATGAGCCCGACATTCATTCGCATGGTGGGGTTTGACACGGAACATACGCGCTTTGCCAGCAAATATAATCTCTATCTCTACCGGGAAGGAGGTGTTGATCCATATAGTCAGGAGAACCTCGGG TTGAATGGAGTCCCCGTCTTGTTCCTTCCCGGAAATGCTGGAAGCTACCGGCAGGTCCGATCCTTAGCCGCCGAAGCGTCGAGACACTACTACGATGTCGTTCGTCATGATGAAGATCGTTTGAATGCCGGTACTCGGAGCTTGGATTTCTTCATGATCGATTTCAATGAGGATATGGCCGCCTTCCATGGACAAACCCTCCTCGACCAAGCCGAATATGTCAATGAAGCTGTGGCATATATTCTGTCGCTTTATCATGATCCGCGACGTTCGCGAAGAGATCCGGAACTACCAGATCCGAGTGCAGTTGTCCTGGTTGGGCACTCTATGGGTGGCATCGTTGCGCGGACAGCGTTAACAATGACGAACTACCAAGCGAACTCCGTCAATACGATTGTTACCATGTCAGCTCCCCACGCGAAACCTCCCGTCTCGTTTGATTCGGATATCGTTCAGACCTACAAGCAAATCAACGATTATTGGCGGGAGGCCTACTCGCAGACATGGGCCAACGACAATCCTCTGTGGCATGTGACGCTCATTTCCATTGCCGGCGGTTCGCGCGATACTGTTGTGCCCTCTGATTACGCCAgcatttcttctcttgttcctgAGACTCACGGCTTTACTGTATTTACGTCCACTATTCCTGATGTCTGGATCGGCATGGACCACTTATCCATCACCTGGTGCGATCAATTCCGGAAAGCCATCATCAAATCCTTGTTTGAGGTTGTCGATGTCCGACGCGCAACACAGACGAAACCGAGGGCGGAGCGGATGCGGATTTTCAAGAAGTGGTATTTGACTGGAATGGAGACCGTGGCGGAAAGGACGCTTCCGCGAAAGG GCGTATCCGGAAAGAAGTTCACTCTTCTTACAAACCAGCAATTTGATAAATCAGGGGATCATGGGAGCTTGGAGGTTCTGTTCTGTAGTGTGTTCCCTCTGCAAAATGGGAAACCTGCAACGGCATTTTCGATGAACATGGATTTTTCCGGAGGTACCTCAGGCTCAACTCGTCTCGCCTGCAAGAATGCTGCCGAGGATGGAATTCACTTGCCGGCCTCAACACCCTCGTCGAAGCGTCCTTATGACCGAGTTCAGCCTTTCTCTTACCTCCAGTACGATCTGGAGGATCTCGCAGAGCACCAGTTTGTAGCCGTCGTGGACAAAGCAAACTCGCCCACTAAGGGCTTTGTGTTGGCCGAATTCTCAGATAGCTCGGACTCTGTGATCAGGGCTCGGTTAGGCTTGGGTAGCCTCCTCAGTGCTGGACTGAAGGTGCGTCTGCCAGCCAACCGTCCCATGCTCACGGAACTGCAAATTCCCGCTGTGCACTCGAGCTTGCTGGACTACAGACTCAAAATCATCCGAAAGAATCATGGGCAACAGCAAGAGCTGTTCGCTCCCCTTTTGCGACAATCTGTGGCAGATCCGCATGAGTCTAAGTTCTTCGTCAATGTCAAAAATGTCAATGTGAACTTACATGGTCTGGCGCCCTTTATGCCTCCGCCCCTCCGAGAACAAGCGACATTGGGTGGTGTTTCTTTTCACCTTTGGACAGATCCAAGCTGTGATTCCACGATTGACATTTCTTTATCGGTGGATATTGCTGGTAGTCTCGGCGAGCTAGTAATGCGGTACCGGACCGTGTTCGCTGCATTTCCgcttcttgttgttgcccTGGTCATGCGTAAGCAATTCCAAGTGTACGACGAGACAGGCTATTTCATCACATTTGCCGAGGGCTTGGACAGTGCACTGCGATCATCCCTTCCCATGCTCCTTTTAGCTATGTCACTGCTCGCATCCTCCCTGGCGACATCTACAAAATTGCCGCCTACTGACGACCCATTCCATTGGCGTACGAACTCCACTGAATCACCAATTGACTTCACCAAGAAcgatctcctcctgggcTCGCAGGACgctttcttctggtttttgGTGCCAATTTTCGGCCTGATTAGCGTCGGAGTGTGTCTCGTGATCAACTATGTAGCTCTCGCTTTAATCTTCCTTCTCACTTCCATCTACGGATTCCTTAGAAGCAAGTCGGGCTATATTCGACGAGATGAGAAAGG CAATCTCcctatcttttcttctgcaagTCCCAGACGACGGCTGGTTAATTCGGCCATTCTATTGGCTCTCGTGTCAACGGTCATTCCGTACCAATTCGCATACATGGTGGCGTGCATTGTGCAGTTAGCTACCAGTGTCCGGGCCAGCTGGCATGCGAAGGAAGCT AAATCCACAACCCACTATAACTTCGCCAACTTCGCTTACtcgatcttcctcctgatgCTGTGGATTCTGCCGATTAACGCTTTGGTTCTTCTCGTCTGGGCTCATAATCTAGTTGTGCACTGGTTTATGCCATTCTCGTCGCATCATAATGTGCTATCAATAATGCCATTTGTTCTCCTCGTGGAAGCCATGACTACTGGAA